Sequence from the Epinephelus moara isolate mb chromosome 19, YSFRI_EMoa_1.0, whole genome shotgun sequence genome:
actatccctttaatgttgtAATTTCTAATAATGACGAGCAATATTCATGTGCAACATTGTTTTACACGAGCACTACGAGCAGTCTGAGGCAGGTGCAGATTTCTCTAGTACCTACGAAAAGATCGAAGCTACTAACATGTTGATGAATGTCGAAATGTTCCTACTGtcaacagtttacacacaaatttgtTCTGCTCATGTTTCATAAATGAGACGCACACACTCTTGAAAGGCTAGCCCAGTGCTGAGCAGGGGACTGGACCTACTGGGAACTGTGGTGGAGGGACACATGGAATAAGCTGCAAGCCGTAACGGACAGTGTCAACCACCCTGTCCACAACATCCTGGCtggacagaggagcagctgcaacATGTGGTGTTGTGGTATGTAACCCTGACGGTGTAATGTGGTTGAGAAAATGAAGTTCTCAATATGGTGTCTACTTAGACTGATATTGACTTTGTTAGGTGGTCCTTTTTTCagggtggctaaaatacgtttcaCTGTCAACCCTCTGTCCACAGCAGTGTGATGCTGAGCTTCCCTGGTGGGAGTCCTGCCTGCTattccaaactgggggcgtgctgaccgccatctactgaaggtaacacactgactatatGTGAGTaactcatacagccccacttcaaatgAATAGACATGCAAAAAGAGGCTGCACAGCATCTGAATGTTGATTTAAAGTTTGAATACCAACTTTATGAAAGACGTTTTGAACTATCAGGTGCAGCCTTCACTGAGCCCACCCGTCCCTCTACTTGTTTCTTCAAGGAGCTGTCAACGAAGCCtctcagcagctggagtcgCACATTTTCAAATCTCTGGCCATGAGCAGCCTCAGACGCCTGTCACTCAAACCTGTTCCTCcgcctcctctctcctgtcaCATGATGTGGGACCATccctctgctctccctctctctgcccccTGTGTGAAGCAGTACAGCAGGGAGGGTTCATCTCTGAAGCGGCGCTGACCTGTCAGGTGATGTAACACTCCTCCCTGCTGAAGTCTGACACCGTACAGCTGGGCCTCAGCTCGCCCGGCGCACAGGCCTCTCTCAAGCAGCCAGTCCACCAGGTCGCTGCCCTGAAACACACTTTGGACACAGGACTGATGGAGATGGGGGGGGCTAGAGGAAAGACCGTGCTGGTGCAGGTGGCGAGGACCAGCAGGGTCGTGGTTAGACTGGAGCTGGGGGGTCTGCTCCTCTGGGATATCACAGTCAGAAATATGTGCTTGGTGTTCATTCCAGGGTCGGGATGGAGGCGAACTTCGGCCGCAGCGTTCAGCCGGATGGTGAGTTTGGTGAGTCTGGTGCAGATCATGCGGCTCGTGCTTCAGTTGCTCCTGAAGATCCTGATGCGAGTGAGGGTACCGGGGCTGATGGGAGGGGGAGCGTCTCacagccccctcctcctcctcctcctcctcctcctcctccagtccTCCTCTGAACCTGTCATTATCAGAGGAAGGATTCACCTGTGGAGGCGCTCACACTCTCCCCTGAGCCACTGAGCAGTAGAGAAGCAAGGACAGGGGAAGAGGGCAGGCAAAGGGAGGCagggaggaagaaaggaaaggacaaggattaataaagaaagaaaaagtgggaAAGTTTTATGTGTTAACGTAAAAGAAAAGAACTCAAGACTCATAAACATCCAGAAACAAAGGCTCTCAGTTAGTAGAGTTTAGTAAAGACGACATTTCAAATTCAACCTTTAATTAATTTCAAGATTTTACATTGCTTTTagttaaaagggaaaaaaaaaatccagatagTTGAGCTGATTTTGTCTTTAAGATTTAGACTATTAGTATTTTTGTGAGGCTAAAAGAAGCACTCACATCTAAAGCTTCTTGGAAATAATTATCCATAAGCATGTACTGCAAACTATGGTAAAAGGCtccacatacagtataaatgtTTAATGGTTCCAGAGTCCTGCACCGGGTCAGGTACCCACAGGGTGCCCTGCAACAAGCTGTGcaacatgtaaaaatgtgtttgtaataGGGCTGTTgatttttaaatactttcacagcaaaaaatgATGTATGTGATTAATCTAGATTAaataatcacagagcatgtaaataattagatacatttttttaactgcTTCACAGCCCGATTATATATCTAAATGTACAGGTATGGGCACAGCTAGAAGTGAACTACACGTGGGCAGGCAGCAGGTGAGAACATAAATTTTGTGCAGTACATGTGTAATATTCTAACATCTAAATCACTGTTATCAAGCTGcagttgcttttattttgaaagtcagtgacaccagtgtaacctttgaccccgtggtcacattggtcaccgacatggaggactccagccatgacactttgcagcccgaggatgaggtggcagcctacatggagttcggatcctttggaggtttgatggtggtggaaggagcatgctaacatgtttcctaacctggcagtgattgaatgttttcaccatccagtcaaagagacgtccaattcaagaacggagaaccagcttcatgtgagggactggagcctggggggGTTGATCAGGGGTGTGGCATTGACTTAGACATAACCACAGGTAACGGGTCAGCTCTGGCACTGAGCTTAactggtatggtatggtatggtatggtatggtatggtatggtatggtatggtatgggaATAGGCAGATACGGGTTTTCAAAAATGctcccgtgcaggactctgaacGGCTCAACCTGAATAAGTTTGATGAAAAGGAGCGACTCTGTGGATGAAGAACTTGAGTGACAACAGACAGATTAAAACATGCAAAGAGGATGCAGAGAAAAATcatccaaaaataaataataaaaacaaaataataataataaaaataaagcagtgATGATGTGAAAATGAACAGAGCCAGAGGTCATCTGACGGGACGCAGCCAAACTGTTAAGATTCCAACCAGAACCAAATCAAAGCTGGAGGTAACGGCCACAAGCAGCAATCTGGGGGTTAAAGCCAGCACAGACCATTAAAGGTTTACAGCTGCGAAGGATCAAGATCTGACAGTTTACAACACCTGTATTAAAGATAACTAACAGGGTTAAAGAAGATTGAACATGCCCATCTAACAATGTGCTGAGTAGGGTTGCAGTGATATACTGGATccaaggtatactgtgatataaaagttgacgaGTATCGTACCCTGTACATTTGCTATCTATGATATTGAAAGACTTTTTACCCAAACTTTCaataacaaaatggtttcaattatagaaataaaacgtttgttcaaccaaaaataaaccTTCTGTTTGCATTCCTTTAAGGctcattctgactgatgataTTTAAACTACAATATTTTCTTAGACAATATCATGAAAATCTCACATCATTGCAACCCTAGTGCTGAGCAAAGCCCCATTTTGAGTTCATTGGTCAATATGTTGAGCTGTTAATGAGCTCTGTTGATTAATGATGCTCAGATTATTTGGTAAAAATTGGACCTGCAGTTCAGGAGGAGATTTCATGTGccagagagaagacagacatatGCCACAtcagggcctgtgtccacacagtgttttattatttttcagtggCAGGGCGTTGGGAAGCGCTTCATAAGAAAAAACAAGAGCTGGCGGcgcatttttttaatgatgtacTATGTGTGgcttttgtttctatgacaacaatatctaaATTGTAATTAGCCAGGTAGCTAATAGGGGTGTAATGAATATTGGTCTATATCAATATATCGATTCAGTGATCAACAATCCAGTATCATCggtgcaaagtgaaaacatcaatctaCATGTCCCCATCAAACAGCGGCAGGCAAAGGTCAAGCAGCcgagagaaagacgatgaggataaagttatttactcaggaataaatcagcagtgacGTCACCGGTGCCTgtctgaaaagttcagagatttgCAACCTAAAGCGCTCGGAGCGGCCGCACAAAAAATGCAGAGCGCTCTGAAACCAGACGCTGGGCGTGGTGCTTTTTCTCTAAGTTGCTGCACACGCCTGCTCCTCATAGAGAGCAACTGAAAAAAGACGCCAGCGCtgagaaataaaacactttgtgGACACAGGTCCTAAGACAAGCAGATCCGTACTCGTACCTGCGTGTGTGCACGATGTCCTGTACACACTGGTCTTTGTGGTAACGGACAAACTGGGTGCAGGTGAGTCGGACCTCCTCCGGTACACCTGAGGGACTCAGATCCTCACTGTCCCGTCCCTGCCACAGCCCCAGCAAcctgacagacacaaacactgttCTACTCCTCCGCTCCCCATTTTATAATTTGATCTGAAGTGACTGTAGAAACCACGATGGAGTCTTCCTCACCTCTTCTTGAAGGGCATGATGATGAGGTGTCTGTCCAGACCAAAGATCCCAAAGGACAGGAAGCCCTGAGACAAAGACAATGAGGAATACAAGTTGGACACATGATTTCTGCACTAAAACAGCTCATGTTTACACACCGCACCCTGTGGTACCTGTCCGTAGTTTGCCACAGCGCAGAAGAACTGTAGTTCAAGGTAAAGTCTTCCTGGATCTTTGTTGAAGAGCCACCACAGGCAGCTGGACAGGttctacacacagacagagacacacagacagagacattcACCAGTCAGACATCAGTAGATTTAACTGAGTTCAAGAGGCTTTATTGGTTCGACTCAGTGTCCCATATTTGGTCTAGTGTTTCCCTTTTATTTGTACAGGGCTGGTGGGCTGTGAGGCCAACAGGAGCCCCACCAGAAATAACCCCAAATGTccatttcagtgtttcccctatattcACACTGCAGCAGTGCACCACCACGAGTCGATGACGGAGGTAAGACTGTGGGTAGTTCACTGTTAATTTCATTGATGAAAACTATGTCGAAATTTTTTCATCAACCTTTCTTCCATGACGAAAACAAAACGATGACGAACTAAAAATAGATCTTCAGAATAAAAACTGAGACAAAATCTATGTTCTGTCTGTGGTTTATTTGGTTAGTGCTGTCAGTGCTGCTGTAAGTGcagagggattctctcagcattgttgttgtcttttcctgaGTCCTTATGAACTCTCCTTTATATCTTTCCTTGACCTTGTGATGGCTTCCATCAAGGTCACAGAGAAgtgttcagaaaaaaaacataggaTCAATTTTTTGACTGCCTGTTTGCAGCCTATGTGTGACTCTGCTGGACTCCTGCTAACTTGGCATTTAATGAGTATTTAACCCTCACCGCTAACAGGCTGACaaagagcagcagacagagcaggacgtgtctgactgtctgtttATCATCAGTGGTCTGAAGGCCGGGTGGAGGCAGGTTCAGCGGCTGCTCAGAGGAGGAAgaaccctgctgctgctgctgctgctggccgtCACACAGCGCCCCACTGTGGCCTGGAGACGGAAAACAACATAACTGTTGAAGTCCAGGAGAAATGTGCCGATATTTGCATGCTGTTTCACATCACACTTTGAAACATCTGATAGTTTCTGTTAATTTagttttctttcccttttcacTACAATAAATGTCTTAATACCCCGTTAGTCACAGTAAAGACGAGAGGACGGACACAGACAGATACATTAGGGACAGACGGCAGGTTCTAAttcaaatacacaaaatgacatttttatgatgtaGAAGAAACCACATGAATCTGCCCGTTTCATGTCCTAAATGTCAGCATCAATATTAAACACATAGAAAAtgtcctctgctctgtgcaaATTAAATGTCATAACTTAGATTCAACAGATGTAAAAAGAGTTAAATGAGTGTTTGCTacctgtgctgtttgtgtgctcCCTCTGCGTGCTGGCTATCATGTCAGGCATGGGCTGCAGAGGAGACAAACTGTGGAGGTCTGGAAACACGACACAAACAGTACACATATTTATATGACCATCATCTGGTGAGATTAGTTATTTTTGTGCCCTGGTATTTTGTTTCATCCTGGAAAATGTTAATGGGATTTCATGTGTATCAGCACATACCTGAGTTGATGCTGCCGTCAGGTGAATTTGCCGTCTGTgactgttgttgctgtggttgTTGTGGATCCTCCAGGCCACCAGGGGTCCTCAGCTCATCACTGACGCCTGTTACAGCGGCTCTGCTCAGGGCCTGGTAGCCGCTCTGCTCCCTGTCCCCCTGGCTGAGACCCATCAGAGATATGGCACCGAGCACCAGGCTGACGGCGAGCACCACCGCCGTGCTGATtatctgcagacacacacacacacacacacacagaacacaagaTGAAGAAACAGCTTCCTTCATTTTGAGTTATAACTCTGATTTATGTACAATTCATTTTGATAAGTTACAGTGGACAGTCTGCTTGACAGATTTAAACAGGAACTAAACAGACTGGAGCACAGGACAGAGAGACGCCAGGAAACATACACAGAGTGAAAAACAGTAAAGCAGCAGGTGTTTTTCTGACCTGAGCTCTGCCGTAGAAGAACGCAGAGTCGATGGTGTCAGTCCGCTCTCCTGATATCAGGAGACCTCCGACCATCAGGAAGGgaaccctacacacacacacacacacacacacacacacacacaatggtgttcaaacagttttaaaatgcTTGTTAATAACTGTAATTCCACTGTAGTAATTTAACTGTGGCaatgtacatttttgttttaaacagacTCTGGATGTGCTGTGAATTTCATTAACTAAAACTACAACTAAAAATATCTTCATCAAcgtcctttttttccccacgacgAAGACGAGACAGCACCGACGTCATTAAACACAAACTGTGACTATATCAACATGCAGTATTGTTGACAGGAGGAGTCTTAGGTGtaatttgacaaataaaaactactaaaatcactttttattttcattgtcaaaaaggacataaaataattaaactgaTTTGTTTTCCCCTCCTCCTGATGGTGCCCATTGTGTGCTGGCCACCCCACACACGATGGGCACCatcaggaggagaaggaggagaaggaggaggaggaggaggaggaggaggaacttactgaagttaaagttggttcaaaataaatacacaaatcagAACATTCTCCATATCTGGATGTACTCCTTAAATTGATCCTATCAGACCACTGGACCAGACACTTTCTGCAAAGCTGCATCTCTAATGATTAAACCTGTGTCACCTGAGCATTTATTCAACCAATCGATCAATCGCGTGTGAAAAAAGTTTGACTAAAATGACGAAGATATTGGTTTGACTCGActttaaaaatgcccaaaacaGGATGAGGTGACTAACAGCTACTCTACACTACACGACTTTGATCAACTGTTAAAAGACGAGAGTGTGACAGTGACTGTGacagactacaactagattcttttgagattatttcccatcctgcacCTGGTGGAAAACATTACACCAAACACCTTCTAAGAAATACCACATTTTAACAGTTCCTCacatgtctgcaaaaacacataactagAAACACGAGATAAAAGGCCGACATTcatataataaaaactaagaagAACATTTGACACAAGACtaaaagtccattctcactgaggATGAATATCCGCGCGGATTATTCttgcagaaaaatataaaagctgatttcatgggttcttatggaagtgtgcacaccggggcggaactttcgtgcggtgaaaaaagtttccgcccagactttgacccccgcGGAATTCGcggcggaactacacagctgggccaatgaaattgtttgtttatagtgacATCGCACAGACCCAGGAGAGTCCAAAATCCGTTTGTTTATAGTGACATCGCACAGACCCAGGAGAGTCCAAAATCCAgccaggcaggacagtatgggagaaaggttgataaacctcgtttcacagcacctcgtcctttttgataaaagacgggatgattgtatgaacaatgaattaaaggacaacgtctggcagtccatttgtccagcttggtggctgcggtgagagtggtaagtgctaaagaaagttgatgttgacacTTGTTAatcgttagcttgctagctagctagctagctattgCTAGCTAAGTTAACGTAAATGACAATAATGTTAtcgtcgctgctgctgctgctgctgctgctgctgctgctgctcctacTCTCATCCATGTTCGCCCACACCCGTTCACACTGCGCGGACTTGAAACACAACAACGCGAAATTCCGCACTGCGTCTGTACCGCgtctgtgtgtatggtttaaatGCAGAAAAGCGCTGCGCAAATATTccggcagtgagaatgaaccttaaGACAAAAGAACCTGACAGAATGAACACTATGTTGAATGCAGTGATGTGGTGTAACGCTGACCTACCCCCAGCCCAAAATCATGAATACTCCCGGTCGGAGTCTCAGCAGATCGTCTCTGTTAGTGAGCGCCAGACACAGTGGGATTAAACCTGAAAAACACGCACCAGAGTGAGCAAGCTTAACACAGTTCATTTTATTTAGTCAAACACAGTCTAATGAACATACATGCACATATTACCCGTCCAGATGTAGGTGCTGTACAGAGACCCGTAGAGCAGAGTGAAGGTGAGGATCTTTCCCACCAGATTATCCTCTTCTTTCACCAGGAAGTTCCACAGGATCATACTGACACACACCAGGAACTAGAGCCGAGCAGAGAACAGGAACGTGAAGGTGAcgcagacagaaacacaaaatgacctccgaACATCACCGGTGAAGCACACGCTCTATCTGGAGCTGTGACTGGAGACTGACCTGAGCCAGGAAAAGGTTTAAGGCAAACAGGTGAGGAAGTCTGTTAAACTTCCTGCTGAGCAACATCACCACGATGGTCCACACCTGGGAGACGACACGGGCACACGATCAAACAAAAGTCAGGAACACCTTTCTGTCATAAAATTGAGTCTAACAAAGTTTGACAAACAGTTTTTATTCTTCATCGTTTTCTCCAAGATAAACCTGCAGACACACTCACCAGCGCCACGAGGCTGACAATGCTGATGTTGAAGCTCACGTTTTCGAGCTCTGTCACCAGCGGGGTCGGGTCCATCAGAGGGATTGTTAACAACCAGGCCGACACGTACATGATGGGTGCAGACAGAAACGTACTGATCACCATCCCTGATGTCACCtgaagagaggacagagagaaagacacttTAAAACACAGGGTGTAACACTAAGTGATAGTGTAACAAGTAATCTGGATACAAGGCTTCAGGTTTTCTTAATTTACTGGGCGCAGACTTGGATTGTGAAAACTGTCTTAGGAGTATACGTACTGTATCTCCACAGTGCTGTGCCAGTGCTATAGAAGCACACATTGTCACTCTGCTACAGCGGGAAAAACGCTCAgagttgtttgtattttaactAAGGTAAGTAtgattttgtttcctttagGATTCAGCTTGGATCATTAACAGGTAAAACCCTGGAAGAActgatcaaaaattcataactTTACCAGGGGGAGGGCGGCATGACATATTCTGGACAAAGGACTCTTTTAGGCAAACTAGTGGTATATGATACAAACTGGCATGTGAAGGGttaatatttgattaaataatgattttaattgattcaaaacatttgaataaaaacaaaaaagcaaaaaaatggagaaattaatgattttttaaagtgacacATATGGTCCTTAAAAAAGTTATTTAGGAAGTTATTTTCTGAGCAGGGCACAAAGGTTAAATCATTTACAATATCTTGGGCGGAGCTAAGCCCAGGACGCAGCGATGGTGCCGTGTGAAAATAGTGTCAGGGCTGAACGTGTTTAGGGGGAAACATTTGCACATAGAGAGGTGaacactgtcattaaaatggctcCAGTAAAGAACATTATGTCAACTCTGTGATTCATCTCTTACTGGTAAAAAGGACACACATCATTTGATACTCAGAGACCTGGAAGTGAAATGTGACTATACTTCAGCTCTGGAGGAGCGAGTAAACCCCGGCTGTATGTGGCTCTAGCAGGACATTATAACGATGATGTCACAGAAGCTTGTGTGAAGCTCGTCATTgtcactggagctgctgcttCCAGAGCTGAAAGATGTGGCCGTCAACTCTGACTGTGAGAAAATGGATCAACATGGGGCCTGAGAGTCCTGCAAGACGTAGCCTGGGCTCCTCTGAGCTgcgttcacaagttgttttattgGTTTTAGATCTTAGCTACAGTGGTCAtttaaaagaacaaagcagGTATGGCTAAGAGCATGATATAAATCTATAGggccaatgaagatgagtttacatatcaccttgggttcgtccttcaccttctcaaaatgatcccacactttggatttcctgcccgacatgttattaactagcctgtggaataaccgcaggtaccagccctggagattaacctgactcctgtctgactgctgagcgtggacacttcctgtgtctgtcctttcaaagtaaagtcacacatgctcCAGTCATATGGGTttggattgattgattgatttctgcaactaagcgaccagtgaaatcttgccgactaatgagctttctggtcgactaatcTTTGATCGATTATGAGGGGACAGCCCTACAAATCTTCATCAAAACTTTGccattttcagtttatttcccACAGCGAGGGGGATTTTGAAACCAGTAACACACAAATCACAGAAACTGGAGAATGCCAGCCTCAATAGCCGGCTGATGGCAGGTTTATggccacagtctacatccagAGAGTCCGATGAGGTTTATGTTAGAACAGTTATTAGCCACAGAGATCTCTCGTGGTTCTACTACACAGTCCAGACTTTCTCAAACTTTTCCACCTCGATCCAAATCACCACACACTTCAGAAACAAAGGGGTTCTGATGTCCATGTTAACAGTGCTTCTTTTCCTCATTggaaaaatgacataaaatcgTATTAATTTATTAAAGCATGGACCTGAAGACGAGGAATGAAGCAGGGCGGTGTCATGGTGTGAGGGATGAATACTGAGTGTTGTAGATACAGTTGAAACAGTTACATGGCAGATTACCAGCAAGAAATTGGAATTTTCTtggcttctgtgtgtgtgtgtgtgtgtgtgtgtgtgatcctcTTATCGCCTGGTCTTGCCATGTGACCCGACCAGGAGAAAGGCATTTGCCCTGTAATTTTGACACACCATGAT
This genomic interval carries:
- the LOC126407011 gene encoding integral membrane protein GPR155-like isoform X1 — protein: METANSYVLIHGKNISHNTLAGSAVGPHMSIDKLFPALLECFGIILCGYIAGRADIITESQAKGLGNFVSKFALPALLFKNMVLLDFGDVIWAFLWSVLVAKVTVFVLVCVLTLMVASPESRYSKAGLYAIFATQSNDFALGYPIVDALYRSTYPEYLQYIYLVAPVSLMLLNPIGFALCEVQRWRQASHSHSTLGILGVVVLQVLKNPIVFMVIVGIVSHFALGQRIPAVLSEFIDGLANSFGGAALFYLGLTMVGQLRKLTRDTGVALILLITAKLLVMPLVCKDMVDILDVGVNSTSANHTSLSNFAFLYGVFPTAPSVAIYAAHYNVELEVVTSGMVISTFLSAPIMYVSAWLLTIPLMDPTPLVTELENVSFNISIVSLVALVWTIVVMLLSRKFNRLPHLFALNLFLAQFLVCVSMILWNFLVKEEDNLVGKILTFTLLYGSLYSTYIWTGLIPLCLALTNRDDLLRLRPGVFMILGWGVPFLMVGGLLISGERTDTIDSAFFYGRAQIISTAVVLAVSLVLGAISLMGLSQGDREQSGYQALSRAAVTGVSDELRTPGGLEDPQQPQQQQSQTANSPDGSINSDLHSLSPLQPMPDMIASTQREHTNSTGHSGALCDGQQQQQQQGSSSSEQPLNLPPPGLQTTDDKQTVRHVLLCLLLFVSLLANLSSCLWWLFNKDPGRLYLELQFFCAVANYGQGFLSFGIFGLDRHLIIMPFKKRLLGLWQGRDSEDLSPSGVPEEVRLTCTQFVRYHKDQCVQDIVHTRRFRGGLEEEEEEEEEEGAVRRSPSHQPRYPHSHQDLQEQLKHEPHDLHQTHQTHHPAERCGRSSPPSRPWNEHQAHISDCDIPEEQTPQLQSNHDPAGPRHLHQHGLSSSPPHLHQSCVQSVFQGSDLVDWLLERGLCAGRAEAQLYGVRLQQGGVLHHLTGQRRFRDEPSLLYCFTQGAERGRAEGWSHIM
- the LOC126407011 gene encoding integral membrane protein GPR155-like isoform X2, coding for METANSYVLIHGKNISHNTLAGSAVGPHMSIDKLFPALLECFGIILCGYIAGRADIITESQAKGLGNFVSKFALPALLFKNMVLLDFGDVIWAFLWSVLVAKVTVFVLVCVLTLMVASPESRYSKAGLYAIFATQSNDFALGYPIVDALYRSTYPEYLQYIYLVAPVSLMLLNPIGFALCEVQRWRQASHSHSTLGILGVVVLQVLKNPIVFMVIVGIVSHFALGQRIPAVLSEFIDGLANSFGGAALFYLGLTMVGQLRKLTRDTGVALILLITAKLLVMPLVCKDMVDILDVGVNSTSANHTSLSNFAFLYGVFPTAPSVAIYAAHYNVELEVVTSGMVISTFLSAPIMYVSAWLLTIPLMDPTPLVTELENVSFNISIVSLVALVWTIVVMLLSRKFNRLPHLFALNLFLAQFLVCVSMILWNFLVKEEDNLVGKILTFTLLYGSLYSTYIWTGLIPLCLALTNRDDLLRLRPGVFMILGWGVPFLMVGGLLISGERTDTIDSAFFYGRAQIISTAVVLAVSLVLGAISLMGLSQGDREQSGYQALSRAAVTGVSDELRTPGGLEDPQQPQQQQSQTANSPDGSINSDLHSLSPLQPMPDMIASTQREHTNSTGHSGALCDGQQQQQQQGSSSSEQPLNLPPPGLQTTDDKQTVRHVLLCLLLFVSLLANLSSCLWWLFNKDPGRLYLELQFFCAVANYGQGFLSFGIFGLDRHLIIMPFKKRLLGLWQGRDSEDLSPSGVPEEVRLTCTQFVRYHKDQCVQDIVHTRRLLLVAVTSSFDLVLVGILTVWLRPVR
- the LOC126407011 gene encoding integral membrane protein GPR155-like isoform X3, translated to METANSYVLIHGKNISHNTLAGSAVGPHMSIDKLFPALLECFGIILCGYIAGRADIITESQAKGLGNFVSKFALPALLFKNMVLLDFGDVIWAFLWSVLVAKVTVFVLVCVLTLMVASPESRYSKAGLYAIFATQSNDFALGYPIVDALYRSTYPEYLQYIYLVAPVSLMLLNPIGFALCEVQRWRQASHSHSTLGILGVVVLQVLKNPIVFMVIVGIVSHFALGQRIPAVLSEFIDGLANSFGGAALFYLGLTMVGQLRKLTRDTGVALILLITAKLLVMPLVCKDMVDILDVGVNSTSANHTSLSNFAFLYGVFPTAPSVAIYAAHYNVELEVVTSGMVISTFLSAPIMYVSAWLLTIPLMDPTPLVTELENVSFNISIVSLVALVWTIVVMLLSRKFNRLPHLFALNLFLAQFLVCVSMILWNFLVKEEDNLVGKILTFTLLYGSLYSTYIWTGLIPLCLALTNRDDLLRLRPGVFMILGWGVPFLMVGGLLISGERTDTIDSAFFYGRAQIISTAVVLAVSLVLGAISLMGLSQGDREQSGYQALSRAAVTGVSDELRTPGGLEDPQQPQQQQSQTANSPDGSINSDLHSLSPLQPMPDMIASTQREHTNSTGHSGALCDGQQQQQQQGSSSSEQPLNLPPPGLQTTDDKQTVRHVLLCLLLFVSLLANLSSCLWWLFNKDPGRLYLELQFFCAVANYGQGFLSFGIFGLDRHLIIMPFKKRLLGLWQGRDSEDLSPSGVPEEVRLTCTQFVRYHKDQCVQDIVHTRSGSGESVSASTGESFL